CGATTCGCGGCCCAGCAGGAAGCGCAGGAACTCCCCGGCCATCATCACGAAAGACAGAGGAAAGGGGGCATAGAGTAGCCATTTGGGCATATCGAACGAGCGCATGTCGAAGCTGCCGCGTGCCAGATTGTCGAACATGGCATTGCCAGCGGCCCAGACCACCACAAGGCAGGCGGCGCAGCAGATCAGGCAAACCAGCGCTTCCGCCAGGCGACGAAGGTGCTCCGGCAGGACCATCACCACCACCTCCACGTGGACGTGGCCATGACGGCGCAATAGCCAGGGCGCACCCAGCAGCGTGGCATAAAGTAGGCCGTACTCGGTCAGCGACACGGTATGGGCCGGCGGCTGCCACCCCATGGCGCGCAGCAGCACATCGAAAGTGATTAGCAAAGCTGAGAGCCCCAATATCGCGGCGGCAACAACCGCCAGTG
The Alphaproteobacteria bacterium genome window above contains:
- a CDS encoding TRAP transporter small permease — translated: MSRAYECLLRALAVVAAAILGLSALLITFDVLLRAMGWQPPAHTVSLTEYGLLYATLLGAPWLLRRHGHVHVEVVVMVLPEHLRRLAEALVCLICCAACLVVVWAAGNAMFDNLARGSFDMRSFDMPKWLLYAPFPLSFVMMAGEFLRFLLGRESLYAEAPEGEGRV